A section of the bacterium SCSIO 12696 genome encodes:
- a CDS encoding TIGR04283 family arsenosugar biosynthesis glycosyltransferase, producing the protein MISVVIPTLNEERALPATLRALLPQQHLQEVIVCDGGSTDTTLAKAQGFRGLLPNLQVFQAPPGRAQQMNAAAQKASGEWLLFLHADTTLPANALAAIASCDSDAGVFCHRFSGNHWGLRLISVLHNSRFRRSGIMYGDQGIFVRRALFQRVGGYPEELMEDIRFSEQLLKHTSPVQLTQTLITDSRKFEQIGVWRAFWWVLIILCKDRLWRGKAGKLVKPEFFAEYR; encoded by the coding sequence ATGATCTCGGTGGTTATTCCCACACTGAATGAAGAGCGGGCACTGCCCGCTACCTTGCGCGCGTTACTACCGCAGCAGCATCTTCAGGAAGTGATTGTCTGTGACGGCGGCAGTACAGACACTACCTTGGCAAAAGCACAGGGTTTTCGGGGCCTCCTGCCCAATCTACAGGTTTTTCAGGCGCCTCCTGGTCGTGCTCAACAGATGAACGCAGCGGCCCAGAAAGCCAGTGGTGAGTGGCTGCTGTTTCTCCATGCGGATACCACATTGCCAGCGAATGCTTTGGCAGCCATTGCCAGTTGTGACAGCGATGCCGGTGTTTTTTGCCATCGCTTTTCTGGCAATCACTGGGGGTTGAGGTTGATTTCCGTGTTGCACAATAGCCGTTTTCGCCGCTCTGGGATTATGTACGGTGATCAGGGCATTTTTGTGCGCAGGGCACTTTTTCAACGAGTGGGCGGCTACCCGGAAGAACTGATGGAAGACATTCGTTTTAGCGAACAGCTGCTAAAACACACCAGCCCGGTACAGCTTACACAAACCCTGATTACCGATTCGCGTAAATTTGAGCAGATCGGCGTTTGGCGAGCGTTTTGGTGGGTGTTGATCATTCTTTGTAAGGACAGGTTGTGGCGGGGTAAAGCCGGAAAACTGGTTAAGCCTGAGTTTTTTGCAGAATACCGCTAA
- a CDS encoding tRNA-(ms[2]io[6]A)-hydroxylase encodes MTLEILHLQEFLPCETPDAWIEAALQNPHILLIDHANCELKAAQSAQALIWKYGSSPAEGFAPKKGHYVASFELLNKMSKLAREELRHFEQVLAIMKDRNVPYTQISAARYAAELRKLVRTQEPDKLVDTLVIGAFIEARSCERFAKLAPHLDPELEKFYNSLLKSEARHFKDYLSLAEKVAQGSIDARVELVRQREQELIESPDAEFRFHSGPVEA; translated from the coding sequence ATGACGCTTGAGATTTTACACCTTCAGGAGTTTCTGCCCTGTGAAACCCCGGATGCCTGGATCGAAGCTGCCCTGCAAAACCCCCATATTTTGTTGATTGACCACGCCAATTGCGAACTCAAGGCGGCGCAGTCGGCTCAGGCATTAATCTGGAAGTACGGCAGCTCACCCGCAGAGGGGTTTGCCCCCAAGAAGGGCCACTATGTGGCCAGTTTTGAGCTGTTGAACAAAATGTCGAAGCTGGCCCGGGAAGAACTGCGTCATTTCGAGCAGGTGCTGGCCATTATGAAAGATCGCAATGTGCCTTACACACAAATCTCCGCGGCCCGCTACGCCGCTGAACTGCGCAAACTGGTGCGCACCCAGGAACCGGATAAGTTGGTGGATACACTGGTGATTGGTGCTTTTATTGAGGCTCGCTCTTGCGAGCGCTTTGCCAAATTGGCGCCGCATCTGGATCCAGAGTTGGAAAAATTTTACAACTCATTGCTGAAGTCCGAAGCCCGCCACTTTAAAGATTACCTGAGCCTTGCTGAAAAGGTGGCGCAGGGCAGTATTGATGCCCGTGTTGAACTGGTACGCCAGCGAGAACAGGAGCTGATCGAAAGCCCGGATGCCGAGTTCCGTTTTCACTCCGGGCCAGTGGAGGCCTGA
- a CDS encoding paraquat-inducible protein A, which produces MPSSVFTPGQWRPEELASAGEYSLLRLILLLASALFIAGLWMPIATIEQFFIFDNQISVLSGLWELATGGQLVLFVLILLFSVLLPLAKMGLLWSILLVPQQSTSPRSKRLLHIMHDFGRWSMLDVFVVAMLVVGVKLTAVADMETHLGLYLFCSGILLTMGVTARVAYWHRH; this is translated from the coding sequence ATGCCGAGTTCCGTTTTCACTCCGGGCCAGTGGAGGCCTGAGGAGTTGGCCAGCGCCGGGGAATATTCTCTATTGCGGCTGATATTATTGCTAGCCAGCGCATTGTTTATTGCGGGGTTGTGGATGCCCATTGCCACCATCGAACAGTTTTTTATTTTCGATAACCAAATTTCTGTGCTCTCTGGCCTGTGGGAGCTGGCTACAGGCGGTCAGCTGGTTTTATTTGTATTGATTCTGTTGTTCAGCGTGTTGTTGCCGCTGGCCAAAATGGGGTTGTTGTGGTCTATTTTACTGGTGCCTCAGCAGTCCACTTCCCCCCGCAGTAAGCGCCTGTTACACATCATGCACGACTTTGGTCGTTGGTCCATGCTGGATGTGTTCGTGGTGGCGATGTTAGTGGTCGGCGTAAAACTGACTGCAGTGGCAGATATGGAAACCCATCTCGGTCTTTACCTGTTTTGCAGTGGAATCCTGCTGACCATGGGAGTGACTGCGCGGGTAGCCTATTGGCATCGGCATTGA
- a CDS encoding glutathione S-transferase, whose protein sequence is MIKLHGLAISNYYNMVKLTLLEKGLDFEEVTTLPSQEPELLAASPRGKIPFLEVDRGYLSETITIMEYLEDLHPEPILYPLDAYDSGVVRQLIQMMELYVELPARKLLGHVVFGRELTESASQEAREGLELGLPAIQRVARFSPYIAGDSFTAADIFAYYTTMLAGFLTEKVYGENLMLQLEGYSEWRATVAERPLVQRVDSDHGVAMAEFMAK, encoded by the coding sequence ATGATCAAGCTCCACGGCCTGGCCATCAGCAACTACTACAACATGGTGAAACTGACCCTGTTGGAAAAAGGATTGGACTTTGAGGAAGTGACAACCTTACCCAGCCAGGAACCGGAATTATTAGCTGCCAGCCCAAGAGGCAAGATCCCTTTCCTCGAGGTGGACCGAGGTTATTTGAGTGAAACGATTACCATCATGGAATATCTGGAAGATTTGCACCCAGAGCCGATTCTTTACCCGCTGGATGCTTATGACTCCGGTGTTGTTCGCCAGCTGATCCAAATGATGGAACTCTACGTAGAGTTGCCTGCTCGTAAATTGCTTGGGCACGTGGTGTTTGGCCGTGAGTTGACGGAAAGCGCCAGTCAGGAGGCTCGCGAAGGTCTTGAGCTGGGCCTGCCTGCAATACAGCGTGTGGCACGTTTTTCGCCCTACATTGCCGGAGACAGCTTTACCGCTGCGGATATTTTCGCTTACTACACCACGATGCTGGCTGGCTTCCTTACGGAAAAGGTGTACGGTGAAAACCTGATGCTTCAACTGGAAGGATACAGTGAATGGCGGGCGACGGTTGCAGAGCGACCACTGGTGCAAAGGGTGGATTCAGATCATGGGGTGGCGATGGCGGAGTTTATGGCGAAATAG
- a CDS encoding UDP-2,3-diacylglucosamine diphosphatase: protein MTTLFISDLHLAPERPEITQAFYEFLENEAKQADALYILGDLFESWVGDDDPSEFLANIKSRLRALTTSGTHLYFTHGNRDFMVGKRFAKATGCTLLPEHHVIDLYGQRVLLLHGDTLCTDDIDYQKFRRKVRNPLGTGLLRCIPLKKRLQIAADWRDKSMNANSNKASNIMDVNGDAVERLFAKYHVDKMIHGHTHRPARHHHNGGERIVLGDWHHHGWILTADQNNLELSSFEIAPEN from the coding sequence ATGACAACACTCTTTATCTCTGACCTTCACCTCGCTCCTGAGCGCCCGGAAATTACCCAGGCGTTCTATGAATTTCTGGAAAATGAGGCAAAACAGGCGGATGCTTTGTACATCCTGGGCGACCTGTTTGAATCCTGGGTGGGTGATGACGACCCATCGGAATTTTTAGCGAACATCAAATCCCGCTTGCGAGCACTGACAACCAGCGGCACTCACCTTTACTTCACTCACGGCAATCGCGACTTTATGGTGGGCAAACGCTTTGCCAAGGCCACTGGCTGCACCCTGTTGCCTGAGCATCATGTCATTGACCTGTATGGCCAACGAGTTCTGTTATTGCACGGCGATACCCTGTGCACCGACGATATCGATTACCAGAAGTTTCGCCGCAAGGTACGCAACCCTTTGGGTACGGGTTTGCTACGTTGCATTCCCCTGAAGAAACGCCTGCAGATCGCCGCCGACTGGCGCGACAAGAGCATGAATGCCAACAGCAACAAAGCCAGCAATATCATGGATGTTAATGGCGATGCAGTGGAGCGGCTATTCGCCAAATACCATGTAGACAAAATGATTCATGGTCACACTCACCGCCCCGCTCGCCATCACCACAATGGCGGCGAACGTATTGTGCTTGGGGACTGGCACCATCACGGCTGGATACTCACCGCCGATCAAAACAATCTGGAATTAAGCAGTTTTGAGATTGCACCAGAGAACTGA
- a CDS encoding tetratricopeptide repeat protein, translating into MRFIYWLLAISLTLQFNQALALEIGEIEALFAQNQVAELQLLRKDANTSSDTEIYPYATLLLDYRLAAALIQNGDKKAAKVILNNAIKQTRQTIKTAPESLQSEYQVMLGALYGLKIIVKPFSAIGLNRKATRALKASQALDPKNPRAMLMLGVAKFQTPALFGGSSKEALTLLQQGLNASDENDPVNWGTVDLHLWLGRAFSKLKQPGAALTHYQKALEISPGNHWVIEAMKGNGFDAEKK; encoded by the coding sequence ATGCGCTTTATCTACTGGCTGCTGGCCATTTCTCTCACACTACAGTTCAATCAGGCGCTTGCCCTGGAAATCGGCGAAATTGAAGCCCTGTTCGCTCAGAATCAGGTGGCAGAGCTGCAACTGTTGCGAAAAGACGCAAATACAAGTTCAGACACAGAAATCTACCCTTACGCCACCCTATTACTGGATTACCGACTTGCCGCTGCACTGATCCAAAACGGCGATAAAAAAGCCGCCAAAGTCATACTCAACAACGCCATCAAACAAACCAGACAAACCATAAAAACCGCACCGGAATCGCTACAGAGTGAATACCAAGTGATGCTGGGAGCTCTTTACGGCTTGAAAATTATTGTCAAACCCTTTTCTGCCATCGGTCTTAATCGCAAAGCCACCCGCGCGTTAAAAGCGTCCCAAGCTCTGGATCCAAAAAATCCCCGGGCAATGTTGATGCTGGGTGTGGCCAAATTTCAAACTCCAGCACTGTTTGGGGGGAGCAGCAAAGAAGCGCTTACTCTATTGCAGCAAGGGTTGAACGCCAGTGACGAAAACGACCCAGTCAATTGGGGTACTGTTGATCTGCACCTTTGGTTGGGTCGGGCTTTTAGTAAGCTAAAACAACCGGGAGCAGCACTGACTCACTACCAGAAAGCACTGGAGATTTCTCCGGGGAATCACTGGGTGATCGAAGCCATGAAAGGCAATGGGTTTGACGCGGAAAAGAAGTAG
- the cysS gene encoding cysteine--tRNA ligase — protein MTLKIYNTHSGQKEAFTPLEEGKVKMYVCGPTVYNRVHIGNARPVVVFDTLYRVLKSLYGDVTYARNITDIDDKIMQAAADNGEDISELSARYAQAYFEDMAALNNLEPDIVPYATQHLPEMIAMIERLISTGNAYAAEGHVLFGVQSMDDYGKLSNRSLEDMLAGARVEVAPYKKYAGDFVLWKPSSDSEPGWDSPWGRGRPGWHLECSAMIEKHLGDTIDIHGGGRDLVFPHHENEIAQSQCSHGGKQFVRYWMHNGYVNIDGEKMSKSLGNFRMVNELLKEYPGELLRFALLSAHYRSDVNFNADMLDSNWKVLDSLYGALRDAQDVEAVDASLSGSAFLAALHDDLNTPLAISELHQMARELNKAEGAEKAHRKSRLLAAGAMLGVLQGDAENWFKQSRGSDESLSEQQIENLINERTDAKKSRDFARADQIRDELQAAGVVLEDGPEGTKWRRE, from the coding sequence ATGACCCTGAAAATTTACAACACTCACAGCGGCCAGAAAGAAGCCTTTACCCCACTGGAAGAGGGCAAGGTGAAGATGTACGTCTGTGGCCCCACGGTTTACAACCGGGTACACATTGGTAATGCCCGACCGGTGGTGGTGTTTGACACCCTTTACCGGGTTTTAAAGTCGCTTTACGGCGATGTGACCTACGCTCGCAATATCACCGACATTGACGACAAAATCATGCAGGCGGCAGCAGACAACGGAGAGGATATTTCCGAACTGTCGGCCCGCTACGCTCAGGCGTATTTTGAGGATATGGCGGCGCTCAATAACCTTGAACCGGACATTGTTCCCTATGCCACCCAGCACCTGCCAGAAATGATCGCCATGATCGAGCGATTGATTTCCACGGGCAACGCTTACGCGGCGGAAGGCCACGTATTGTTTGGGGTGCAGTCGATGGATGATTACGGCAAGCTCTCCAACCGTTCATTGGAGGACATGCTGGCTGGTGCCAGGGTGGAAGTGGCGCCGTACAAAAAATACGCTGGCGATTTTGTGCTGTGGAAGCCGTCCAGTGACAGCGAGCCAGGGTGGGACAGCCCCTGGGGCCGTGGCCGCCCCGGCTGGCACCTGGAATGTTCGGCGATGATTGAAAAACACCTGGGTGACACCATCGATATTCACGGCGGTGGCCGCGACCTGGTGTTCCCTCACCACGAAAACGAAATTGCCCAGAGCCAATGCTCCCACGGTGGTAAGCAGTTTGTGCGCTACTGGATGCACAATGGTTATGTGAATATCGACGGTGAGAAGATGTCCAAGTCATTGGGCAACTTCCGCATGGTTAACGAGCTGCTAAAAGAGTACCCCGGCGAACTGCTGCGCTTTGCGCTGCTTTCTGCCCACTATCGTTCCGATGTGAACTTCAATGCGGACATGTTGGACAGTAACTGGAAGGTCCTTGATAGTTTGTACGGTGCGTTGCGTGATGCTCAGGATGTGGAAGCTGTGGATGCCAGTTTATCCGGTAGCGCTTTTCTGGCAGCTTTGCATGACGATTTGAATACTCCGTTGGCGATTAGTGAATTGCACCAGATGGCACGGGAACTAAACAAAGCGGAAGGTGCTGAAAAAGCCCACAGAAAAAGTCGCCTGCTGGCTGCTGGCGCGATGTTGGGCGTTTTGCAAGGAGATGCAGAGAATTGGTTTAAGCAGTCCCGCGGCAGTGATGAAAGTTTGTCAGAGCAACAAATAGAAAACCTGATCAATGAACGCACTGATGCCAAAAAATCCCGTGACTTTGCTCGCGCCGACCAGATTCGCGATGAGCTGCAAGCTGCGGGTGTGGTTCTGGAAGATGGCCCTGAAGGCACCAAATGGCGGCGTGAGTAA
- a CDS encoding peptidyl-prolyl cis-trans isomerase — MITLHTNKGDIAIELDFDNAPKSAANFLQYCKDDFYAGTVFHRVIKGFMIQGGGMDADMKEQPTRDPIENEADNGLANDEGTLAMARTMDPHSASSQFFINVANNGFLNHTGKNSQGWGYAVFGKVTDGMDVVKDIEGVQTGNFGFHQDVPTDSIVIESVSVSDEYAEK; from the coding sequence ATGATTACCCTGCATACCAACAAAGGCGATATTGCCATTGAACTGGACTTTGACAACGCACCCAAGTCCGCCGCCAACTTTCTGCAATACTGCAAAGACGACTTTTACGCTGGCACCGTTTTCCACCGGGTAATCAAAGGCTTTATGATCCAGGGCGGCGGCATGGATGCGGATATGAAAGAACAACCCACCCGCGACCCTATTGAGAACGAAGCAGACAACGGCCTTGCCAACGACGAAGGCACCCTGGCCATGGCCCGCACCATGGATCCTCACTCCGCCTCCAGCCAGTTCTTTATCAATGTGGCCAACAACGGCTTTCTTAACCACACCGGCAAAAACAGCCAGGGCTGGGGCTACGCAGTATTTGGCAAAGTTACTGACGGTATGGACGTCGTAAAAGACATCGAAGGCGTTCAAACCGGCAACTTTGGCTTTCATCAGGATGTACCGACCGATTCCATTGTTATCGAAAGTGTTTCCGTCTCTGACGAATACGCAGAGAAGTAA
- a CDS encoding D-cysteine desulfhydrase family protein, with amino-acid sequence MLQLPERLSLAQRNTPLQFLPRLSAEVGCNIWVKRDDMTGCGLTGNKVRKLEFTLHHALAEGCDTLITCGGVQSNHCRATALLGAQLGMKVHLILRGAPEQAEGNLLLDKLFGAEISYYPPREYIPNLPQLFAHWQKHYQDQGRKPWLIPTGGSDGIGLWGYISCAQELAKDVQAAGINPTAIVSASGSGGTQAGLTVGVADAIGAELPVIGIAVSDDSAYFVNKVKEDIEDWRQRYGFCGDSWLDELNVLVNANYIGPGYGVATQPVFDTIKRLARLEGILLDPVYTGKAFHGLLGEIEQGAFAPGSDLVFVHTGGVFGLFAQKGQLDLD; translated from the coding sequence ATGTTGCAACTACCTGAACGTTTGTCTCTGGCCCAGCGCAACACGCCGTTGCAATTTTTGCCGCGCTTGTCTGCTGAGGTGGGCTGCAATATTTGGGTGAAACGAGACGATATGACCGGTTGCGGCTTGACCGGCAACAAAGTCCGCAAATTGGAGTTTACCCTTCACCATGCCTTGGCAGAGGGCTGTGATACCTTGATTACCTGTGGTGGAGTGCAGTCCAACCACTGCCGTGCGACGGCGTTACTGGGTGCTCAGTTGGGTATGAAGGTACACCTGATTCTGCGCGGTGCTCCAGAACAGGCAGAAGGTAATCTGTTGCTGGATAAACTGTTCGGTGCAGAAATCAGCTATTACCCGCCGCGGGAATACATCCCCAACCTGCCGCAATTGTTTGCCCACTGGCAAAAGCATTATCAAGATCAAGGGCGCAAGCCTTGGCTGATTCCTACAGGTGGCAGTGATGGCATAGGTCTGTGGGGCTATATCAGTTGTGCTCAAGAGCTGGCTAAAGACGTTCAGGCTGCGGGCATTAATCCGACTGCTATTGTTTCGGCATCCGGCTCTGGCGGCACCCAGGCGGGGCTGACCGTTGGTGTGGCGGATGCTATTGGTGCTGAGCTACCGGTGATTGGTATCGCGGTGTCTGATGACAGTGCGTACTTTGTGAATAAAGTGAAGGAAGATATTGAGGACTGGCGGCAGCGCTATGGTTTTTGTGGCGATAGCTGGTTGGATGAGCTCAATGTACTGGTCAATGCAAATTACATTGGCCCTGGCTATGGTGTAGCGACTCAGCCAGTATTCGACACCATTAAACGTCTTGCCCGCCTGGAAGGAATTTTGTTGGATCCGGTGTATACCGGCAAAGCCTTCCATGGGCTGCTTGGTGAGATAGAGCAGGGCGCATTTGCTCCCGGTAGTGACTTGGTATTTGTGCATACCGGTGGCGTGTTTGGCCTTTTTGCTCAGAAGGGCCAGCTTGATTTGGATTAG
- the gltS gene encoding sodium/glutamate symporter: MEINITVNLLGTLLIALIILAIGYFLCHKIPFLNRNSIPEPVVGGLIFSILSAIAYSFWGVQFDFDMSLKSPLMVMFFTTVGLAASVKLLIKGGPKVVLFLGVATLMLILQNSIGVLMATSADMHPLYGLVIGSVTLSGGHGNGATYAGLFGSHYNLQGVLEIAMAAATFGLVLGGMIGGPVTERLIKKYNLKPTEKHVSPDDMVTYDVDDKDIVTPRRMMETLLILAACMLGGGWLHAIVVEAGLVLPSFLMPLLLGVVATNLCELSGKYKISNGAIDLWGTMSLSIFLAMAMMSLRVWELIALAGPMLLIIACQVLAVMMFAYFITFRIMGKTYDAAIMAGGHCGFAMGATPTAVANMEALVNRHGPSPQAFLVVPLVGAFFIDITNALVIQLFLAFPFVL; encoded by the coding sequence ATGGAAATTAATATCACAGTAAACCTTCTCGGCACCTTGCTGATAGCACTTATTATTCTCGCTATCGGTTATTTTCTTTGCCACAAAATCCCATTTTTGAATCGCAACAGTATTCCTGAGCCGGTGGTCGGGGGTCTGATTTTTTCAATTCTCTCTGCCATTGCTTATTCGTTTTGGGGGGTTCAGTTCGACTTTGATATGAGCCTCAAAAGCCCATTAATGGTGATGTTCTTTACCACCGTGGGTTTGGCGGCCAGTGTAAAATTGCTGATTAAGGGTGGCCCCAAGGTTGTGCTGTTTCTGGGTGTGGCCACATTGATGCTGATTTTGCAGAACAGTATCGGTGTGCTGATGGCGACATCCGCTGATATGCACCCGCTTTACGGCTTGGTGATTGGTTCGGTAACTCTCTCTGGTGGCCACGGTAACGGTGCCACTTATGCAGGCCTGTTTGGCAGCCACTATAACCTTCAGGGTGTTTTGGAAATTGCCATGGCGGCAGCTACCTTTGGTTTGGTGCTGGGCGGTATGATCGGTGGCCCGGTAACAGAGCGTTTGATCAAAAAGTACAACCTCAAGCCCACGGAAAAGCATGTTTCGCCGGATGATATGGTGACTTATGACGTGGATGACAAAGACATCGTCACTCCACGCCGGATGATGGAAACTCTGCTGATTCTGGCGGCCTGTATGTTGGGTGGCGGCTGGCTGCATGCAATAGTGGTTGAAGCTGGCTTGGTGCTGCCTTCGTTCCTGATGCCTTTGCTGTTGGGTGTTGTGGCTACCAACCTGTGTGAGCTGAGTGGTAAGTACAAAATCAGCAATGGTGCCATCGACTTGTGGGGCACCATGTCTCTGTCTATCTTTTTGGCTATGGCAATGATGTCGCTGAGGGTTTGGGAGTTGATCGCACTGGCTGGCCCAATGCTGTTGATCATTGCTTGTCAGGTGCTTGCCGTCATGATGTTTGCCTACTTCATTACCTTCCGCATCATGGGTAAAACCTATGACGCGGCGATTATGGCAGGTGGTCACTGTGGTTTTGCGATGGGTGCAACACCAACGGCAGTGGCCAATATGGAGGCTCTGGTTAACCGCCATGGCCCTTCGCCTCAAGCGTTCTTGGTGGTTCCCCTGGTAGGCGCTTTCTTTATTGATATTACCAATGCGTTGGTAATTCAGTTGTTCCTGGCATTTCCTTTTGTGCTGTAA
- a CDS encoding glutamine--tRNA ligase/YqeY domain fusion protein, giving the protein MSDDVKPLNFIQQIIEKDLADGKISQVVTRFPPEPNGYLHIGHAKSICLNFGLAQQYGGVCNLRFDDTNPEKEEQEYVDAIKENVRWLGFDWNGEVRFASDYFDQFYEWAKYLIAEGKAYVCELNAEQTREYRGTLTEPGKNSPHRDRPAEESLALLEAMRNGDKDEGSMVLRAKIDMASPNMNLRDPVMYRIRKASHHRTGDKWNIYPAYDFAHGQEDAIEGISHSICTLEFAANRPLYDWFIENLPVPSEPHQYEFGRLNINYTVTSKRKLKNLVDEGHVDGWDDPRMPTISGLRRRGVTPAAIRNFCDSLAVAKTDGIVDMAQFEFFIREDLNENAPRAMCVLDPIKVVFSNVDGAESMAQPVHPNKPELGERQLPFGKAIYIDRADFSEDTTLSRKKFKRLVLGEYVRLRGAYVIKADEVINNQQGEVTELHCSIVPGTVGENPPEGIRPRGVIHWVDADNCVDCEVRLYDRLFNEAAPDSGDKNYLDHINPDSLKVLTGCKGEAGLAEAVAEQPYQFEREGYFTKDNQRADKLVFNRTIGLKDNWKK; this is encoded by the coding sequence ATGTCCGACGACGTAAAACCTCTTAACTTTATCCAGCAAATCATCGAGAAAGACCTGGCTGATGGAAAAATCAGCCAGGTGGTTACCCGTTTTCCACCGGAGCCCAATGGCTACCTGCATATTGGCCATGCTAAATCCATTTGCCTGAACTTCGGTTTGGCCCAGCAGTATGGTGGCGTTTGCAACCTGCGCTTTGACGACACCAACCCGGAGAAAGAGGAACAGGAGTACGTTGACGCCATCAAGGAAAACGTTCGCTGGCTGGGCTTCGATTGGAACGGCGAGGTGCGTTTTGCCTCTGATTACTTCGACCAGTTTTATGAGTGGGCCAAATACCTGATTGCCGAGGGCAAAGCCTATGTGTGCGAGCTGAACGCGGAACAGACCCGCGAGTACCGCGGCACCCTCACCGAGCCGGGTAAAAACAGCCCTCATCGGGACCGCCCGGCGGAGGAGAGCCTTGCCTTACTGGAAGCCATGCGCAACGGTGATAAAGACGAAGGCAGTATGGTGTTGCGCGCCAAAATTGATATGGCGTCACCCAATATGAACCTGCGCGATCCGGTGATGTACCGTATTCGCAAGGCCAGCCACCATCGCACCGGCGACAAGTGGAATATCTATCCAGCCTACGATTTTGCCCACGGTCAGGAAGATGCTATCGAGGGCATCAGCCATTCCATCTGCACCTTGGAATTTGCCGCCAACCGACCTCTGTACGACTGGTTTATTGAAAACCTGCCGGTGCCCAGCGAACCTCATCAGTACGAATTTGGCCGCCTTAATATCAACTACACGGTGACCAGCAAGCGTAAGCTCAAGAATCTGGTGGATGAAGGTCATGTGGATGGCTGGGATGATCCCCGCATGCCAACCATTTCCGGCCTGCGTCGTCGCGGTGTTACTCCAGCGGCAATTCGCAATTTTTGCGATTCCCTGGCGGTGGCGAAAACCGACGGCATTGTCGATATGGCGCAGTTCGAGTTTTTTATTCGCGAAGACTTGAACGAAAATGCCCCACGGGCGATGTGTGTGTTGGACCCCATCAAAGTTGTGTTTAGCAACGTCGATGGGGCCGAGAGCATGGCCCAACCAGTGCATCCCAATAAACCAGAATTGGGCGAGCGCCAGCTGCCATTCGGTAAAGCCATTTATATCGACCGGGCGGATTTCAGTGAAGACACCACCCTGTCTCGCAAGAAGTTCAAGCGCCTGGTATTGGGCGAATACGTGCGTTTGCGTGGCGCCTATGTGATTAAGGCCGATGAAGTCATCAACAATCAGCAAGGTGAAGTAACCGAGCTGCATTGCTCTATCGTGCCCGGCACAGTGGGCGAAAACCCACCGGAAGGTATTCGCCCCCGTGGTGTTATTCACTGGGTCGACGCGGATAACTGTGTGGATTGCGAGGTGCGCCTGTACGACCGCCTGTTTAATGAAGCGGCGCCAGACAGTGGTGACAAAAACTATCTGGATCATATCAACCCGGATTCACTGAAGGTGCTCACCGGTTGTAAGGGCGAAGCTGGTTTGGCAGAGGCGGTGGCAGAGCAGCCTTACCAGTTTGAACGGGAGGGCTACTTTACGAAAGATAACCAGCGCGCTGACAAGCTGGTGTTTAATCGCACCATTGGTTTGAAAGATAACTGGAAAAAGTAA